The Sphaeramia orbicularis chromosome 16, fSphaOr1.1, whole genome shotgun sequence genome window below encodes:
- the ddx61 gene encoding probable ATP-dependent RNA helicase ddx6, with translation MATARTASPATMIGVNKPTNGHFKGQTKPTGQQSGLHGTSQLPSAPIIRSSIPQSSGGIKFGDDWKKCLELPQKDNRVKTSDVTSTKGNEFEDYCLKRELLMGIFEMGWEKPSPIQEESIPIALSGRDILARAKNGTGKSGAYLIPLLERIDLKKDHIQAIVMVPTRELALQVSQISIQISKHLGGVKVMATTGGTNLRDDIMRLDEIVHVVIATPGRILDLIKKGVAKVNKAQIMVMDEADKLLSQDFVILIEDIISFLPKDRQILLYSATFPISVQKFMNKHLKKPYEINLMEELTLKGITQYYAYVTEKQKVHCLNTLFSRLQINQSIIFCNSTQRVELLAKKITQLGYSCFYIHAKMMQEYRNRVFHDFRNGLCRNLVCTDLFTRGIDIQAVNVVINFDFPKSAETYLHRIGRSGRFGHLGLAINLITSDDRYNLKSIEDQLVTDIKPIPGSIDKSLYVAEYHSVDPDDDDGSDGGLKNKEQGAA, from the exons ATGGCTACTGCAAGGACAGCAAGTCCAGCAACTATGATTGGAGTCAACAAACCAACAAATGGGCATTTCAAAGGACAGACCAAGCCAACTGGCCAGCAGTCAGGACTCCATGGAACTAGCCAACTGCCCAGTGCACCCATTATAAGGAGCAGCATCCCTCAGAGTAGTGGTGGCATCAA GTTTGGTGATGATTGGAAGAAGTGCCTGGAACTTCCACAGAAGGACAACAGAGTGAAAACTTCG GATGTCACATCAACTAAAGGGAATGAATTTGAAGACTACTGCCTTAAGCGGGAACTTTTAATGGGAATCTTTGAAATGGGGTGGGAAAAACCCTCCCCTATACAG GAGGAAAGCATTCCAATTGCACTGTCGGGCAGAGATATTTTGGCTCGGGCCAAAAATGGCACGGGAAAAAGTGGAGCCTACCTCATTCCTCTCCTGGAGAGGATAGACCTGAAAAAGGATCACATCCAGG CTATAGTAATGGTCCCAACAAGAGAGTTGGCGTTACAGGTGAGCCAAATCAGCATTCAGATCAGCAAACACCTAGGAGGGGTGAAGGTCATGGCGACCACAGGTGGAACCAACTTGAGGGATGACATCATGCGTCTTGATGAGATAG TACATGTAGTGATTGCTACACCAGGGAGGATACTAGACTTGATCAAGAAGGGTGTGGCCAAAGTGAATAAAGCCCAGATAATGGTGATGGATGAG GCAGATAAGCTGCTGTCTCAGGACTTTGTCATATTGATTGAAGATATTATCAGCTTTTTGCCAAAGGACCGCCAAATCCTGCTTTACTCTGCTACTTTCCCCATCAGTGTGCAGAAATTTATG AATAAGCACCTGAAGAAGCCCTATGAGATCAACCTGATGGAGGAACTGACCTTGAAGGGAATCACACAGTACTATGCTTACGTGACCGAAAAACAGAAGGTCCACTGTCTCAACACACTCTTTTCTAGG CTTCAGATCAATCAGTCCATCATCTTCTGTAACTCCACCCAAAGGGTAGAGCTTCTGGCCAAGAAGATCACCCAGCTAGGCTATTCATGCTTCTACATTCATGCAAAGATGATGCAGGAGTACAGGAATCGTGTGTTCCATGACTTCAGGAATGGTTTGTGTAGAAACCTGGTCTGTACAG ACTTGTTTACTCGGGGAATTGATATCCAAGCAGTAAACGTGGTCATCAACTTTGACTTCCCTAAGAGTGCAGAGACCTACCTACACCGCATTGGCAGATCAG GGCGCTTCGGTCACCTTGGGCTGGCCATTAATCTGATAACTTCAGATGACCGCTACAACCTGAAGAGTATTGAGGATCAGCTGGTCACGGACATTAAACCCATCCCTGGGAGCATCGATAAGAGTCTGTATGTGGCAGAGTATCACTCTGTTGAcccagatgatgatgatggcagcGATGGGGGACTCAAAAACAAGGAACAAGGAGCAGCCTGA
- the tomm40 gene encoding mitochondrial import receptor subunit TOM40 homolog, which translates to MGSVLAAASPSPAPAAAGGGQGVPGLVSVPPGFTMPSVSSVPPTTESGQQTEGGESPLPNPGTYEECHRKCKEVFPLQMEGVRLVVNKGLSNHFQVSHTITLSTMGDSGYRFGATYVGSKQTGPAESFPVMVGDMDNTGSLNAQIIHQLTNAVRSKIAIQTQQHKFVNWQCDMEYRGEDFTSAVTLGNPDVIAGSGILVAHYLQSITPSLALGGELVYHRRPGEEGTVTSLLGRYTGDNYVATLTLGGAGAHATYYHKANDQLQIGVEFEASTRMQDTTTSFGYQLDLPKANLLFKGTVDSNWVVGATLEKKLLPLPLSLALGAFLNHRKNKFQCGFGVTIG; encoded by the exons ATGGGCAGTGTGTTGGCTGCCGCCTCCCCCAGCCCGGCCCCAGCTGCAGCTGGCGGTGGTCAAGGGGTCCCAGGGCTGGTGTCCGTCCCTCCAGGCTTTACTATGCCCTCCGTCTCTTCTGTCCCTCCAACAACTGAATCCGGTCAGCAGACAGAGGGTGGAGAGTCTCCACTCCCAAACCCAGGCACATATGAGGAGTGCCACCGCAAATGCAAAG AGGTGTTCCCGCTGCAGATGGAAGGGGTGCGGTTAGTGGTCAACAAAGGCTTGAGTAACCACTTCCAGGTCAGCCATACTATTACCCTCAGTACCATGGGGGATTCTGGTTATCGCTTTGGTGCTACCTACGTAGGGAGTAAACAGACTGGTCCAGCAGAG TCATTCCCAGTCATGGTTGGAGATATGGACAATACTGGCAGCCTGAATGCTCAGATCATCCACCAGCTCACAAATGCTGTGCGCTCCAAAATAGCAATCCAG aCTCAGCAGCATAAGTTTGTGAATTGGCAGTGTGACATGGAGTACCGAGGTGAAGACTTCACCTCTGCTGTGACACTCGGAAATCCAGATGTAATTGCTGGATCTG GCATTTTAGTGGCCCACTATCTTCAGTCAATCACACCTTCACTGGCTCTGGGTGGTGAACTAGTGTACCACAGGAGACCAGGGGAGGAAGGAACCGTCACATCTCTCCTGGGGAGATACACAG GTGATAACTATGTTGCTACTTTGACTCTCGGAGGTGCAGGAGCTCATGCTACATACTATCACAAAGCAAATGATCAg TTGCAGATAGGAGTCGAATTTGAAGCCAGCACAAGGATGCAAGACACAACAACATCATTTGGTTACCAGCTGGACCTTCCTAAAGCTAATTTGCTATTTAAAG GCACAGTTGATAGTAATTGGGTGGTTGGAGCAACCCTTGAAAAGAAACTGCTGCCACTGCCTCTCTCACTGGCCTTAGGGGCTTTCCTCAACCATCGCAAGAATAAGTTCCAGTGTGGCTTTGGTGTCACTATTGGCTAG